One Alligator mississippiensis isolate rAllMis1 chromosome 16, rAllMis1, whole genome shotgun sequence genomic region harbors:
- the REEP6 gene encoding receptor expression-enhancing protein 6, which translates to MGSLQQRFQSFLERPNLLTDLLGRVEAKTGVKRTYLAAGSITFVGLYLVFGYGASLLCNLIGFAYPAYVSIKAIESSSKEDDTTWLTYWVVYGVFSVAEFFSDIFLYWLPFYYFGKCLFLLWCMAPVSWNGSQMLYRRVIRPCFLKHHQTVDSVISSLSGSALDAASTITTEASRGAMKLALDSQKTK; encoded by the exons ATGGGCTCGCTGCAGCAGCGCTTCCAGAGCTTCCTGGAGCGGCCCAACCTGCTCACCGACCTGCTGGGCCGGGTGGAGGCCAAGACCGGCGTGAAGCGCACCTACCTGGCCGCAG GCTCCATCACCTTCGTGGGACTCTACCTCGTCTTCGGCTATGGCGCCTCGCTGCTCTGCAACCTCATCGGCTTCGCCTACCCCGCCTACGTCTC CATCAAAGCCATCGAGAGCTCCAGCAAGGAGGACGACACCACGTGGCTGACGTACTGGGTGGTGTACGGTGTCTTCAGCGTGGCCGAGTTCTTCTCCGACATCTTCCTCTACTGGTTACCGTTTTACTACTTTGGAAAG TGCCTGTtcctgctctggtgcatggctCCCGTCTCCTGGAACGGCTCGCAGATGCTGTACCGGCGGGTCATCAGGCCCTGCTTCCTGAAGCACCACCAGACGGTGGACAGCGTGATCAGCAGCCTGAGCGGCAGTGCCCTGGACGCAGCCTCCACCATCACCACGGAAG caTCCAGAGGAGCAATGAAGCTCGCCCTGGACTCCCAGAAGACCAAGTGA
- the C16H19orf25 gene encoding UPF0449 protein C19orf25 homolog isoform X2, translated as MSAKAKKRVVLPTRPAPPAVEQILADVQSARPTDPVFALVAEPGEDLAAPGKKEDSEEESERLYRQSHAYVEMNQRLQKACSLLKEKCEELRQAGETLEQNVLEMKQKAV; from the exons ATGAGCGCGAAAGCCAAGAAGCGCGTGGTGCTGCCGACCCGGCCCGCGCCGCCCGCGGTGGAGCAGATCCTGGCGGACGTGCAGAGCGCGCGGCCCACGGACCCCGTGTTCGCCCTCGTAGCTGAGCCCGGCGAAG ATTTGGCAGCCCccgggaagaaggaggattcgGAAGAGGAGAGCGAGCGCCTGTATCGGCAGAGCCATGCCTACGTGGAGATGAACCAGCGGCTGCAGAAGGCCTGCAGCCTGCTGAAGGAGAAGTGCgaggagctgaggcaggcaggggagactCTGGAGCAGAACGTCCTGGAGATGAAGCAGAAGGCCGTCTGA
- the C16H19orf25 gene encoding UPF0449 protein C19orf25 homolog isoform X1, translating into MSASALPQLPGVIVDMKTLSHPWFTYDFSIWYCPDDDDVASRISETLMEHGFRGYVEHQDQVAGTSVALKATEVIEASQVAIIILSARSLHDPWCQRVLEWNLQHVIEREGTKMIPVYVDVKKHQVPLVLRHLNELDYRSAFFQQKLLDGLQRAKASSGKARTAVPSKVSKAKSSVGL; encoded by the coding sequence ATGAGTGCCTCGGCATTGCCACAGCTGCCCGGGGTGATCGTTGACATGAAGACCCTCTCGCACCCTTGGTTCACCTACGACTTCTCCATCTGGTACTGCCCCGACGACGACGACGTGGCCTCCCGCATCTCCGAGACCCTGATGGAGCACGGCTTCCGGGGCTACGTGGAGCACCAGGACCAAGTGGCTGGGACATCGGTGGCCTTGAAAGCCACCGAGGTCATCGAGGCCAGTCAGGTCGCCATCATCATCCTCTCGGCCCGGTCGCTGCATGACCCCTGGTGCCAGCGGGTCCTGGAGTGGAACCTGCAGCACGTGATCGAGCGGGAAGGCACAAAGATGATCCCAGTGTACGTGGACGTAAAGAAACACCAGGTGCCTCTGGTTTTAAGGCACCTTAACGAACTGGACTACCGCAGCGCCTTCTTCCAGCAGAAGCTCCTGGATGGCTTGCAGAGGGCGAAGGCATCGTCAGGCAAAGCCAGGACTGCCGTGCCCTCCAAGGTGTCCAAAGCAAAGAGCAGTGTCGGCCTTTAG
- the LOC102572579 gene encoding granzyme M, producing the protein MVSLQANGKHMCGGALVHTRWVLTAAHCQLPRNRGPLKAVVGLHSLDKASPYQQSFSIARSVPHPDYQRKTMENDLMLLKLDRKVKKNRQTKLLALPKKAWVAGARCSVAGWGVTKQPGKLSPVLKELDIKVLDGRMCNGSRFWHGELTPTMTCYQAVVKRSAPCKGDSGGPVVCGKMAEAAGVISFSDESCVNVFRPPVATAVFPYKAWIKKVLKSL; encoded by the exons ATGGTGTCTCTCCAAGCCAACGGCAAGCACATGTGTGGGGGGGCCCTGGTGCACACGCGCTGGGTGCTGACCGCTGCTCACTGCCAGCTGCCACG GAACAGGGGGCCCTTGAAGGCCGTGgtggggctgcacagcctggacAAGGCCTCTCCCTACCAGCAGAGCTTCAGCATCGCCAGGTCCGTCCCACACCCTGACTACCAGCGGAAGACAATGGAGAACGACCTCATGCTGCTGAAG ctggacaGGAAGGTGAAGAAGAACCGGCAGACGAAGCTCCTCGCGCTGCCCAAGAAGGCGTGGGTCGCTGGGGCACGGTGCAGCGTGGCTGGCTGGGGGGTGACCAAGCAGCCTGGCAAGCTCTCCCccgtgctgaaggagctggacatCAAAGTGCTGGACGGGCGCATGTGCAACGGCAGCCGGTTCTGGCACGGCGAGCTGACCCCCACCATGACCTGCTACCAGGCTGTTGTTAAACGCTCAGCCCCTTGCAAG GGGGACTCTGGGGGCCCCGTGGTGTGTGGGAAGATGGCGGAGGCGGCCGGCGTGATATCCTTCTCGGATGAGAGCTGCGTCAACGTGTTCAGGCCGCCTGTCGCCACAGCCGTCTTCCCCTACAAGGCCTGGATCAAGAAGGTCCTGAAGAGCTTGTAA